Proteins encoded together in one Armatimonadota bacterium window:
- the proB gene encoding glutamate 5-kinase — MEDTPRQALRSAARIVVKLGTNVVATPDGAINRAVLASLAQEIVERRRAGKQILLITSGAVRSGLARLGLPGATEDFPTRQAAASVGQIELIAYYREVFARFDQPVAQVLLTQADIADPRRYLHLRNTLSTLLAKGALPIINENDPVSIEGVAIGENDRLAALVAAKMDADLLVLLSDVDGLFTGDPRSDRSAELIGSVASITRDIERVAQESVGGAGRGGMTAKIHAAKAAMNAGVYMVIARGASERPLTRILEGEAVGTLFVPRPGKLRSRKHRIGFVQTPKGRLVVDDGARRALLERGSSLLAVGIEFVSGQFRQGDVVSVVDSSEAEIARGLVNYSADDVRKIRRCRTSEIEARLGRCPFDEVIHRDNLVLLE; from the coding sequence GTGGAAGATACGCCTCGACAAGCCCTGCGCAGCGCCGCCCGCATCGTCGTCAAGCTCGGCACCAACGTCGTCGCCACGCCCGACGGCGCCATCAACCGCGCGGTGCTGGCGAGCCTGGCGCAGGAGATCGTCGAGCGCCGGCGCGCGGGCAAGCAAATCCTGCTCATCACTTCCGGCGCGGTGCGCAGCGGCCTCGCGCGCCTGGGGCTGCCGGGAGCCACCGAGGACTTCCCCACCCGCCAGGCGGCTGCCAGCGTCGGCCAGATCGAGCTCATCGCCTACTATCGCGAGGTCTTCGCCCGCTTTGACCAGCCGGTGGCGCAGGTACTGCTGACTCAGGCCGACATCGCCGACCCGCGCCGCTATCTCCATCTGCGCAACACCCTTTCGACCCTGCTGGCCAAGGGCGCCCTGCCCATCATCAACGAAAACGACCCCGTGTCCATCGAGGGCGTGGCCATCGGCGAGAACGACCGCCTGGCCGCCTTGGTGGCGGCCAAGATGGACGCCGATCTGCTGGTGCTGCTGTCGGACGTGGACGGGCTGTTCACCGGCGACCCGCGCAGCGACCGCAGCGCCGAGCTGATCGGCTCGGTCGCATCCATCACCCGCGACATCGAGCGCGTCGCGCAGGAATCCGTCGGTGGCGCGGGCCGAGGCGGGATGACTGCCAAGATTCATGCAGCGAAGGCGGCCATGAACGCGGGGGTGTACATGGTCATCGCGCGCGGCGCGTCGGAGCGGCCGCTGACGCGCATCCTGGAGGGGGAGGCGGTGGGCACGCTGTTCGTCCCGCGCCCGGGCAAGCTGCGCTCGCGCAAGCACCGCATCGGCTTCGTGCAGACCCCCAAGGGGCGCCTGGTGGTGGACGACGGTGCTCGGCGGGCGCTGCTCGAGCGTGGATCGAGCCTGCTGGCGGTCGGCATCGAGTTCGTTTCCGGCCAGTTCCGCCAGGGCGACGTGGTGAGCGTGGTGGATTCGAGCGAAGCCGAGATCGCGCGCGGGCTGGTCAACTACAGCGCCGACGATGTGCGCAAGATCCGCCGCTGCCGCACCAGCGAAATCGAGGCGCGGCTGGGGCGCTGCCCCTTCGACGAA
- a CDS encoding isochorismatase family protein codes for MRHANILRRDDAFVVVVDMQASVWNLVQRKKRVLQGVQLLLRAAPLLGLPVIATEQNPGKLGRTLPEVAELLGDAPVIGKMAFSCWGEPVFTDAAGALGRGTAIVCGIETHICVLQTALDLLRAGYRTHVVADAVACRRELDERTAVDHLRAAGVIITTIETALFQLLERAGTDEFRAVSRLVKARAAADA; via the coding sequence ATGCGACACGCCAATATCCTGCGCCGGGATGATGCGTTTGTGGTGGTAGTGGACATGCAGGCCTCGGTGTGGAACCTGGTGCAGCGCAAAAAGCGCGTGCTGCAGGGGGTGCAGTTGCTGCTGCGGGCGGCGCCGCTGCTGGGCCTGCCGGTCATCGCCACCGAGCAGAACCCCGGCAAGCTGGGGCGGACGCTGCCCGAGGTGGCGGAGCTCCTGGGCGACGCGCCGGTGATCGGGAAAATGGCCTTCAGTTGCTGGGGCGAGCCCGTCTTCACCGACGCCGCGGGGGCGCTGGGGCGCGGCACCGCGATCGTTTGTGGCATCGAGACCCACATCTGCGTCCTGCAGACCGCGCTCGACCTGCTGCGCGCCGGCTACCGCACGCACGTGGTCGCCGACGCCGTCGCCTGCCGGAGAGAGCTTGATGAGCGGACGGCGGTGGACCACCTGCGCGCCGCGGGGGTGATCATCACCACCATCGAAACCGCGCTCTTCCAACTGCTGGAGCGCGCCGGCACCGACGAGTTCCGCGCGGTATCGAGGCTGGTCAAAGCGCGGGCGGCGGCGGATGCTTGA
- the jag gene encoding RNA-binding cell elongation regulator Jag/EloR has product MASIEKTARTAEEAIQLALEELGLPRERVEVEILEESRSLLGILGTTQARVRVTSHLSLGEGAAHTLAEMLAHMGVEAKPKVIEEDDSQAVIDIEGTELGLLIGKHGQTLAALQHLLGLMVNRGEENRKRIILDAEGYRARREESLRHLALGAARRAQQTGEAITLDPLLPHERRIIHTVLADEPSVTTRSIGEEPVRRIVIEPRGAARPGRRDGRGRGYPPGAPRGPEEPEPELPGEGPESEGDEELKEEPEGRDGQ; this is encoded by the coding sequence ATGGCGTCAATCGAGAAGACGGCGAGGACTGCGGAGGAAGCCATTCAGTTGGCGCTGGAGGAGCTGGGCTTGCCCCGCGAGCGGGTGGAGGTGGAGATCCTGGAGGAAAGCCGATCGCTGCTCGGCATCCTCGGCACGACGCAGGCGCGAGTACGCGTGACCTCGCACTTGAGCCTCGGCGAGGGCGCCGCGCACACCCTGGCCGAGATGCTCGCGCACATGGGCGTGGAAGCCAAGCCGAAGGTAATTGAGGAGGACGATTCCCAGGCCGTGATTGACATCGAAGGCACCGAGCTGGGGCTGCTCATCGGCAAGCACGGGCAGACCCTCGCCGCGCTGCAGCATCTGCTCGGCCTCATGGTCAATCGCGGCGAGGAGAATCGCAAGCGCATCATCCTCGACGCCGAGGGCTATCGCGCCCGCCGCGAGGAGTCCCTGCGCCATCTCGCGCTGGGGGCCGCTCGCAGGGCCCAGCAAACCGGGGAGGCGATTACCCTTGACCCGTTGCTGCCGCACGAGCGCCGCATCATCCACACCGTCCTCGCCGATGAACCCAGCGTCACCACGCGCAGCATCGGCGAGGAGCCGGTGCGTCGCATCGTGATCGAGCCGCGCGGGGCCGCGCGCCCAGGTCGCCGCGACGGCCGCGGACGGGGCTACCCGCCCGGCGCACCGCGGGGGCCGGAAGAGCCGGAGCCCGAACTGCCGGGGGAAGGCCCGGAGAGCGAAGGGGACGAGGAACTGAAAGAGGAGCCTGAGGGGCGGGACGGGCAGTAG